The Streptococcus gwangjuense nucleotide sequence GGAACATAGAAGCTAGGATAACCAGTACAGATTTCCAGAAAGGTGGGCGTTGACTGCGATCCATGTCTGGTCCATAATACTGGTAAACAAAGTAGTACATCAAGTAGAAGGCAAATCCCCCAACCAGTCCAACTAATAAGAGAGTGACAAATCCATAGCCGAAAGCTTGATCTGCCGCAAAGAAAGTTGTGAGTGCGCTGACGAGGGCAAAGAGGCTAGTGATGAAAAGAGCTGAATCCATAATCATCAGTTTTGGATCATCATTTTCCTTTGGATGCTCTTTTTCATATTGTTCCTTGACAGTGAAACTATGAGCCCAATGGGTCGGTGCGCCATAGAGGGAACGAGCAGTCGTACCCTTGGCTTGCTCTTCAAGGATTTGGGGAATAACTTCCTCAAAAATAGTCTTGATTTCAGCGTCTGATTTCCCATCTTTGATGAATTGTTGGGTAGCGATGTGGACAAATTCTTGGTTTTTCTTAGTTAATTTTTGTAGATCAATCTGAGACATAGGAACTCCTCTTAGAACCATTTTTTATGGATGAGATAGAGAGTGAGCGAGACACTCATAGCAAAGGCGATAAAGACGATTAACCAAAAAGCATTTGGCTCGCCGTTTAGGGGGATTTCATTATCCTTAAAGTTCATCCCGTAGGCAGAAAAGACCATGGTTGGGATGGACATGACGATGGTCACAAGGGCCAAGGTTTTCATGATGTTGTTCTGGTTGTTGGAAATGATAGAGGCAAAGGTTTCTGTCATAGAGTGTAAGACATTTCCATAGATATCTGCCATCTCGATGGCCTGTTGGGTTTCAATCAGGGTATCTTCAAGCAGGTCTTCGTCCTCAAGGTATTTCTTGATATTGCTGGTTGAGCTGGTCAATTTCTTAATCACGCGCTCATTTGTTTTAAGTGAGGCTTTGAAATAGACGATGGTTTTTTCCAATTCCATGAGCTCAATCAATTCTTCATTACGAGTTGATTGATGCAGTTGACTTTCGATTTGTTCACTCTTACGGTCAATCGAACGAAGGGCTGTTAGGTAAAGCTCTGCATTGCGATAGAGAATCTGAAAGATAAAACGCGAACGCATGAAAGTGTAGAAATTACGCAATCGACGGTTGATAAAGACATCGAGGACAGGTAGTGGTTCCAAACAAGTAGTGATAATGGTTTCCTCGGTGATGATAATACCAAGCGGGATGGTTACGTAGTAGGTGCGGTTATTTCTTTCTTC carries:
- a CDS encoding DUF1129 domain-containing protein, which produces MSQIDLQKLTKKNQEFVHIATQQFIKDGKSDAEIKTIFEEVIPQILEEQAKGTTARSLYGAPTHWAHSFTVKEQYEKEHPKENDDPKLMIMDSALFITSLFALVSALTTFFAADQAFGYGFVTLLLVGLVGGFAFYLMYYFVYQYYGPDMDRSQRPPFWKSVLVILASMFLWLLVFFATSFLPASLNPVLAPLPLAIIGAALLALRFYLKKRLNIRSASAGPTRY
- a CDS encoding magnesium transporter CorA family protein translates to MKQVFLSTTTEFKEIDTLEPGTWINLVNPTQNESLEIANAFDIDIADLRAPLDAEEMSRITIEDEYTLIIVDVPVTEERNNRTYYVTIPLGIIITEETIITTCLEPLPVLDVFINRRLRNFYTFMRSRFIFQILYRNAELYLTALRSIDRKSEQIESQLHQSTRNEELIELMELEKTIVYFKASLKTNERVIKKLTSSTSNIKKYLEDEDLLEDTLIETQQAIEMADIYGNVLHSMTETFASIISNNQNNIMKTLALVTIVMSIPTMVFSAYGMNFKDNEIPLNGEPNAFWLIVFIAFAMSVSLTLYLIHKKWF